A genomic stretch from Sphingobacterium sp. ML3W includes:
- a CDS encoding alkaline phosphatase, which translates to MKKRFLFLFLFAFIYVFPAFSQEAKYIFFLIGDGMGLNQVNLTEIHRAELQQKNSTVPLVFTQFPHVGFASTHSQSNGVTDSGAGGTALAVGKKTKNGVIGMDSTGTVPHKSIAYAAKEKGKKVGIITSVSIDHATPASFYAHQPDRDMYYEIGKEIISSNFDFFGGSNFLKPETTFDKQPAPSLFPLFEKAGYKILKGKEAYTQHPRKSDKIILMNTDGTATDALKYAIDQKPSDLKLADITAAAIQSLEQNNKNGFFLMVEGGKIDWACHANDAATTIQEVLDFNSAAELVYEFYKKHPKETLIVVTADHETGGLGIGNGSSTLKTKLLANQKLSHAELSNEIGHLRKNKANATWYDLKNLLSTHTGLYNQVKVNADDDKSLQGAYQRSFVDHQNETAKSLYASDDKIAALSIAILNRMGSIAWASNNHSAAYAPVYAIGAGAEQFNQKMDNTDIPKKIAIAAKLSLD; encoded by the coding sequence ATGAAAAAACGCTTTTTATTCCTTTTTCTCTTTGCTTTTATTTATGTATTTCCGGCTTTTAGCCAAGAAGCAAAATATATCTTTTTCCTCATCGGTGACGGAATGGGACTCAATCAAGTCAATCTGACCGAAATACACCGTGCCGAACTGCAGCAAAAAAACAGTACGGTACCTTTGGTTTTTACGCAGTTTCCCCATGTTGGTTTTGCTTCCACGCACTCCCAATCCAACGGTGTTACCGATTCTGGTGCTGGCGGTACAGCTCTTGCCGTCGGTAAAAAGACGAAAAATGGTGTTATCGGAATGGACAGTACCGGAACAGTACCACACAAAAGTATCGCTTATGCAGCTAAGGAAAAAGGAAAGAAAGTCGGTATCATCACGAGTGTGAGTATAGACCATGCTACACCTGCTTCGTTTTACGCCCATCAGCCCGACCGGGATATGTATTACGAAATTGGCAAAGAAATTATCAGCTCCAATTTTGACTTCTTTGGTGGATCCAATTTCCTAAAACCCGAAACAACCTTTGATAAACAACCCGCTCCTTCCCTTTTCCCCTTATTTGAAAAAGCAGGATATAAAATTCTAAAGGGAAAAGAGGCCTATACGCAACATCCCCGCAAGTCTGACAAAATCATCCTTATGAATACAGACGGCACTGCAACAGATGCGCTAAAATATGCCATAGATCAAAAACCATCTGACCTCAAGCTAGCGGATATTACCGCTGCTGCAATCCAATCTTTAGAACAAAACAATAAAAATGGATTCTTTTTGATGGTTGAAGGTGGAAAAATAGACTGGGCCTGCCATGCAAATGATGCTGCTACCACCATCCAGGAAGTATTAGACTTTAATTCAGCGGCAGAACTTGTATATGAATTCTACAAGAAACACCCCAAGGAAACACTTATTGTGGTCACTGCTGACCATGAGACTGGTGGATTGGGCATCGGCAACGGTAGCTCTACTTTAAAGACAAAATTACTGGCTAATCAAAAATTATCGCATGCCGAGCTTTCAAATGAAATTGGTCACCTGCGCAAAAACAAAGCAAATGCAACTTGGTATGACTTAAAAAATCTGCTTTCTACGCATACAGGCCTGTATAACCAAGTAAAAGTCAATGCGGATGACGATAAATCGCTACAGGGAGCTTACCAACGCAGTTTCGTTGACCATCAGAATGAAACAGCAAAAAGTTTGTACGCCAGTGATGACAAAATCGCGGCTTTAAGCATTGCCATACTAAACCGTATGGGATCAATTGCTTGGGCTTCCAACAACCATTCAGCAGCTTATGCACCCGTTTATGCCATTGGTGCAGGCGCAGAACAGTTCAACCAAAAAATGGACAACACCGATATACCGAAGAAAATAGCGATAGCTGCCAAACTAAGCTTAGACTAA